The DNA window GCCAACTTCTGGTTAGCATTAGTAGACGCGGGTAGTTACGCGAGGAGCTGGGAGAGAGCGGCAGATTATTTCAAGGCCGCGGTGCAGGAAGAGCAGTGGGTGGCTTCACTGAAGGCTATTAGAAAGCCGCTCGGGAAGGCCATCTATAGAACACTCAAGTACAAAAAATACACGACCACTCTTCCTGGCGCCCCTGATGGTGAGTACGTCCTTATTCAGTTTGCGACCTCCTTTGAAAGGAAAAAGTCCGCCATAGAGACGCTCACACCCATGCGCGACAAAGATGGGAAGTGGCGAGTCGCTGGTTACTATATCAAATAGACCCATCTCATAGACCAGGTGTCTTAAGCAGAAATAATCG is part of the Candidatus Methylomirabilota bacterium genome and encodes:
- a CDS encoding DUF4019 domain-containing protein, which codes for MRKTKRYAVVVLGVFFGLVLFQPVTADQAAEKEAFRAANFWLALVDAGSYARSWERAADYFKAAVQEEQWVASLKAIRKPLGKAIYRTLKYKKYTTTLPGAPDGEYVLIQFATSFERKKSAIETLTPMRDKDGKWRVAGYYIK